A portion of the Salminus brasiliensis chromosome 9, fSalBra1.hap2, whole genome shotgun sequence genome contains these proteins:
- the LOC140561843 gene encoding uncharacterized protein: MESISSSTQETSSSTHHMTASIRHKHKSTGKGSSIKCSECGKSFTRQRSLKVHQRIHSGEKSYHCTECGRSFTVQSALTVHQRIHTGEKPYHCTDCGRSFAVQSALTVHQRIHTGEKPYRCADCGRSFAVQSTLKVHQRIHTGEKPYHCSDCGRSFTVQSAFKVHQRIHTGEKPYHCSECGRSFRESGALKNHHCINIGKKPYQCTECGKGFTVQSNLQAHQRIHTGEKPFYCSECGRSFNQHHNFQTHQRIHTGEKPYSCSDCGKKFTVQSSLVKHQRIHTGEKPYYCSDCGKRFTQQSNLQKHQRIHTGEKPYHCSECGKNFTFQTAFRRHQRVHTGEKPC, translated from the coding sequence ATGGAGTCCATAAGCTCCAGCACTCAGGAAACATCCTCTTCAACTCACCACATGACTGCATCTATCAGACATAAACACAAAAGTACAGGTAAAGGGAGCTCTATCAAATGTtcagagtgtggaaagagttttaccCGACAAAGATCTCTCAAAGTACATCAACGCATTCATTCAGGGGAGAAATCCTATCACTGCACAGAGTGTGGGAGGAGCTTCACTGTACAAAGTGCGCTTACAGTACACcaacgcattcacacaggagaaaaaccCTATCACTGCACAGACTGTGGGAGGAGCTTCGCTGTACAGAGTGCTCTCACAGTACACcaacgcattcacacaggagaaaaaccATATCGCTGTGCAGACTGTgggaggagctttgctgtgcAGAGTACTCTAAAagtacaccagcgcattcacacaggagagaaaccctaTCACTGTTCAGACTGTGGGAGGAGCTTCACTGTACAGAGTGCTTTTAAAGTACACcaacgcattcacacaggagagaaaccgtatcactgttCGGAATGTGGGAGGAGTTTCAGAGAGAGTGGTGCCCTCAAAAACCACCACTGCATTAATATAGGAAAGAAACCTTATCAATGCACAGAATGTGGGAAGGGTTTTACTGTACAGAGTAACCTACAAGCACACCAGCGaattcacacaggagaaaaaccGTTTTATTGCTCAGAATGTGGGAGGAGTTTTAATCAACATCATAATTTCCAAACacaccagcgtattcacactggagaaaaaCCCTATagctgctcagactgtgggaagaagTTTACAGTACAGAGCAGTCTAGTAAAACACCAGCgaattcacactggagagaaaccatattacTGTTCAGATTGTGGAAAGCGTTTCACTCAACAGAGTAATCTCcaaaaacaccagcgcattcacacgggagagaagccatatcactgctcagaatgTGGGAAGAATT